In Salvelinus namaycush isolate Seneca chromosome 20, SaNama_1.0, whole genome shotgun sequence, the following proteins share a genomic window:
- the LOC120065448 gene encoding C->U-editing enzyme APOBEC-2-like, with product MADKKGATTNSKLMVRKKERTTKTAVEIKKEVKTEMKREVKSSLVKKEEKVLVVGEKVEGNREVPMEEGATANKDMANGAVEANEANGEYEPIELPPWEIMEGDRIDPFTFKFQFKNVEYSSGRNKTFLCYLVDKGKTDDGLMRGYLEDEHSGAHAEQAFFLQTLPDYDPAVKYTVTWYMSSSPCAACAAKIAEALRARKTIKMTLFSARLFEWEEQEIQAGLNALSQAGCKLRMMKPMDFTYVWDTFVENNDLTFTPWEDCQDNYEYYHEKLADIMQ from the exons ATGGCCGACAAGAAGGGTGCTACTACCAACAGCAAACTGATggtgaggaagaaagagaggacaaCAAAGACAGCGGTGGAGATCAAGAAAGAGGTGAAGACGGAGATGAAGAGGGAGGTGAAGTCAAGTTTAGTGAAGAAAGAGGAAAAGGTCCTGGTGGTTGGGGAGAAGgtggaggggaacagagaggtcCCAATGGAGGAGGGAGCCACAGCTAATAAAGACATGGCTAATGGGGCGGTGGAGGCTAACGAAGCAAATGGAGAGTACGAACCCATTGAGCTGCCTCCTTGGGAGATCATGGAAGG GGACCGCATCGACCCGTTCACATTCAAGTTCCAGTTCAAGAATGTGGAGTACTCGTCAGGTCGTAACAAGACGTTCCTGTGTTACCTGGTGGACAAGGGGAAAACTGATGATGGTCTGATGAGAGGTTACCTGGAGGATGAACACTCAGGAGCCCACGCTGAGCAGGCCTTCTTCCTCCAGACTCTCCCAGACTACGACCCTGCTGTTAAATACACTGTCACCTG GTACATGTCATCCAGCCCCTGTGCGGCCTGCGCGGCTAAGATCGCAGAGGCCCTCCGGGCAAGGAAGACCATCAAGATGACCCTATTTTCAGCCCGGCTGTTTGAGTGGGAGGAGCAAGAGATCCAAGCGGGGCTAAATGCTCTGTCTCAAGCGGGGTGCAAGCTGAGGATGATGAAGCCCATGGACTTCACCTATGTCTGGGACACTTTTGTAGAGAACAACGACCTAACGTTCACCCCTTGGGAGGACTGCCAGGACAACTATGAGTACTACCACGAGAAACTGGCCGACATCATGCAGTGA